A portion of the Streptomyces sp. YPW6 genome contains these proteins:
- a CDS encoding thiamine pyrophosphate-binding protein, with product MSHDHDDRPQLAAAQAAAVLNPPAGRNGGDLVVESLQGLGATTVFGLPGQHALGMFDALRRSSLRYVGLRVENNAGFAADAYGRITGEVAPLLLSTGPGALTSLAALQEAAAASAPVLAISSQIPTAGLGGGRHGYLHELRDQQASVRDIVKSVHTVRTASQIPSAIAAAWESALTAPHGPVWVEIPQDVLLAGTTLPVVSAMDATPRELYPRPELTIAAAHLLSEAERPVIIAGGGVVRSDASGKLRALAEKIDAPVVTTFGGKGAFPWDHPLSLRSWLEDRHTTDFLEDADVLLVVGSGLGELSSNYHTFRPRGRVIQIEADAGKLESNHPALGIHSDAREALADLLEAVERREDPGAAERVRTVLEKVRVRIEAQDLTLEQQVLAAVREALPDAAPSFWDMTILAYWAWSAFDARRPNTMHSAQGAGGLGYGFPAAIGAAAADPTKPVLAVSGDGGAMYSIAELATARQYDLPLTWLIVDDGGYGILREYMTGAFGESTGTELARPDFVALAESFGVPAVRTGPDSLAADLSKALATPGPSVVVLPALLRMFEPTHL from the coding sequence GTGAGCCACGACCACGACGACCGGCCGCAGCTCGCCGCCGCCCAGGCCGCCGCCGTGCTGAACCCGCCGGCCGGCCGCAACGGCGGTGACCTCGTCGTCGAGTCCCTCCAGGGGCTCGGCGCGACCACCGTCTTCGGCCTGCCCGGTCAGCACGCGCTCGGCATGTTCGACGCGCTGCGCCGCTCCTCGCTCCGGTACGTCGGGCTCCGCGTCGAGAACAACGCCGGGTTCGCCGCCGACGCGTACGGCCGGATCACGGGCGAGGTCGCCCCGCTGCTGCTGTCGACCGGGCCCGGCGCGCTCACCTCGCTCGCCGCGCTCCAGGAGGCGGCCGCCGCCTCCGCGCCGGTCCTCGCGATCTCCAGCCAGATCCCGACGGCGGGGCTCGGCGGCGGGCGGCACGGCTATCTGCACGAGCTGCGCGACCAGCAGGCCTCCGTCCGGGACATCGTGAAATCCGTGCACACCGTGCGGACCGCGTCGCAGATCCCGTCCGCGATCGCCGCCGCCTGGGAGTCCGCGCTGACCGCCCCGCACGGGCCGGTCTGGGTGGAGATCCCGCAGGACGTGCTGCTGGCCGGGACGACGCTCCCCGTCGTCAGCGCCATGGACGCCACCCCGCGCGAGCTGTACCCGCGGCCCGAGCTGACAATCGCCGCCGCGCACCTGCTGTCCGAAGCCGAGCGGCCCGTGATCATCGCGGGCGGCGGCGTCGTGCGCTCCGACGCGTCGGGCAAGCTGCGGGCGCTGGCCGAGAAGATCGACGCGCCGGTCGTCACCACCTTCGGCGGCAAGGGCGCGTTCCCCTGGGACCACCCGCTGTCCCTGCGCTCCTGGCTGGAGGACCGGCACACCACCGACTTCCTGGAGGACGCGGACGTCCTGCTCGTCGTCGGCTCCGGCCTCGGCGAGCTCTCCTCGAACTACCACACCTTCCGCCCGCGCGGCCGGGTGATCCAGATCGAGGCGGACGCCGGGAAGCTGGAGTCCAACCACCCCGCCCTCGGCATCCACTCCGACGCCCGCGAGGCGCTGGCCGACCTCCTGGAGGCCGTCGAGCGCCGCGAGGACCCGGGCGCCGCCGAGCGCGTGCGTACGGTGCTGGAGAAGGTACGGGTCCGGATCGAGGCCCAGGACCTCACCCTGGAGCAGCAGGTCCTCGCGGCCGTCCGCGAGGCGCTGCCCGACGCCGCGCCCAGCTTCTGGGACATGACGATCCTGGCGTACTGGGCCTGGTCCGCGTTCGACGCCCGCCGCCCCAACACCATGCACTCCGCCCAGGGCGCCGGCGGCCTCGGCTACGGCTTCCCGGCCGCCATCGGAGCCGCCGCCGCCGACCCGACGAAGCCCGTGCTCGCGGTCTCCGGCGACGGGGGTGCGATGTACTCCATCGCGGAGCTGGCCACCGCGCGCCAGTACGATCTGCCGCTGACCTGGCTGATCGTCGACGACGGCGGCTACGGCATCCTCCGCGAGTACATGACGGGAGCCTTCGGCGAGTCCACGGGCACCGAGCTGGCCCGCCCGGACTTCGTCGCCCTGGCCGAGTCCTTCGGCGTCCCCGCGGTCCGGACCGGCCCGGACTCGCTCGCCGCCGACCTGTCGAAGGCCCTGGCGACCCCGGGGCCGTCGGTCGTCGTGCTTCCCGCGCTGCTGCGGATGTTCGAGCCGACGCATCTGTAG
- the speB gene encoding agmatinase: protein MSSTDTPRGPIDSSRVPRYAGPATFARLPRLDEVGRTDVAVVGVPFDTGVSYRPGARFGGNAIREASRLLRPYNPAQDASPFALAQVADAGDIAANPFNINEAVETVEGAADDLLGTGARLMTLGGDHTIALPLLRSVAKKHGPVALLHFDAHLDTWDTYFGAEYTHGTPFRRAVEEGILDTSALSHVGTRGPLYGKQDLTDDEKMGFGIVTSADVMRRGVDEVADQLRQRIGDRPLYISIDIDVLDPAHAPGTGTPEAGGLTSRELLEILRGLSSCHLVSADLVEVAPAYDHAEITSVAASHAAYELTTIMSRQIAASRSSESAGDAQ, encoded by the coding sequence ATGAGCAGCACCGATACGCCGCGCGGCCCCATCGACTCCTCCCGCGTCCCCCGGTACGCCGGGCCCGCGACGTTCGCCCGGCTGCCCCGCCTCGACGAGGTCGGGCGCACCGACGTCGCCGTGGTCGGCGTGCCCTTCGACACCGGGGTCTCCTACCGGCCCGGCGCCCGCTTCGGCGGCAACGCCATCCGGGAGGCCTCCCGGCTGCTGCGCCCGTACAACCCGGCCCAGGACGCCTCCCCGTTCGCCCTCGCCCAGGTCGCCGACGCCGGCGACATCGCGGCGAACCCGTTCAACATCAACGAGGCCGTCGAGACCGTCGAGGGCGCGGCCGACGACCTGCTGGGCACCGGCGCCCGCCTGATGACCCTCGGCGGCGACCACACCATCGCCCTGCCCCTCCTGCGCTCCGTCGCCAAGAAGCACGGACCCGTCGCCCTGCTCCACTTCGACGCGCACCTGGACACCTGGGACACCTACTTCGGCGCCGAGTACACCCACGGCACCCCGTTCCGGCGGGCCGTCGAGGAGGGCATCCTCGACACCTCCGCCCTCTCCCACGTCGGCACCCGCGGCCCCCTCTACGGCAAGCAGGACCTGACCGACGACGAGAAGATGGGCTTCGGCATCGTCACCTCCGCCGACGTCATGCGGCGCGGCGTCGACGAGGTCGCCGACCAGCTCCGTCAGCGCATCGGCGACCGGCCGCTGTACATCTCCATCGACATCGACGTCCTCGACCCCGCGCACGCCCCGGGCACCGGCACCCCCGAGGCCGGCGGTCTCACCTCCCGCGAACTGCTGGAGATCCTGCGCGGGCTCTCCTCCTGCCACCTGGTCTCCGCCGACCTGGTCGAGGTCGCCCCCGCGTACGACCACGCCGAGATCACCTCCGTGGCCGCCTCCCACGCCGCGTACGAGCTGACGACGATCATGTCCCGCCAGATCGCGGCCTCCAGGAGCTCCGAGAGCGCCGGGGACGCCCAGTGA
- a CDS encoding PucR family transcriptional regulator — protein MPIPPAGTTPPLPPAPGTPSPPPGPPTPPIPLAELLAIKDLGLRRIAGPAEAELLWVHTSEMADPYPYLLGGELLLSAGVLLTDPDHYVGRLVEAGAAALGFGVRPVHETVPGALTEACDRQGLPLLEVPPETPFTAIARAVWRLMAEARHRELRRVTRAQQALATAAARPDPVPAVLHQLAAQLGGRAVLLTARGEEVHAAGRPLPPETAVALSRLTRVVARERPGSPASATDTHGGTHLSAYALGGGEGLVLALAAGQRESGDHTVAGIAVVLLSLLAAPHQGADAAGRSAALVRMLLGADPAAVAPLLGAAGPWRVVHARRTDGTPADALTAGALGASLGTALVDAGRGGPEAVRLLLPGTGAQGEAVRPLPEAGGITPQPGWTLGVSAPTPVTALDAADALAARALTHAQATRAPLAVDAPVRGLAALVPPEQAAAHARALLAPLTEPLADTLRCWLSLHGNWDRTAVALGIHRNTVRQRVGRCGKLLDADLDDMDVRAELWFALRRG, from the coding sequence ATGCCGATCCCGCCCGCAGGCACCACTCCCCCACTGCCCCCGGCCCCGGGGACGCCGTCCCCGCCCCCCGGCCCGCCGACTCCGCCCATCCCCCTGGCGGAGCTGCTGGCGATCAAGGACCTGGGGCTGCGCCGGATCGCGGGCCCGGCCGAGGCCGAGCTGCTCTGGGTGCACACCTCGGAGATGGCGGACCCGTATCCGTACCTTCTCGGTGGCGAGCTGCTGCTGAGCGCCGGGGTGCTGCTGACGGACCCGGACCACTACGTCGGCCGACTGGTGGAGGCGGGGGCCGCGGCGCTGGGATTCGGGGTGCGCCCGGTGCACGAGACGGTGCCCGGGGCACTGACGGAGGCGTGCGACCGGCAGGGCCTGCCGCTGCTGGAGGTGCCGCCGGAGACCCCGTTCACGGCGATCGCGCGGGCGGTGTGGCGGCTGATGGCCGAGGCGCGCCACCGCGAGCTGCGCCGGGTGACCCGCGCCCAGCAGGCCCTGGCGACGGCGGCGGCCCGCCCCGACCCCGTACCGGCGGTCCTGCACCAGCTCGCGGCGCAGCTCGGCGGCCGGGCGGTCCTGCTGACGGCACGGGGCGAGGAGGTCCACGCGGCGGGCCGTCCCCTGCCCCCGGAGACGGCGGTAGCCCTGTCCCGCCTGACCCGTGTGGTGGCGCGCGAACGCCCCGGCTCCCCCGCGTCGGCCACCGACACCCACGGCGGCACGCATCTGTCGGCGTACGCGCTGGGCGGCGGAGAGGGCCTGGTCCTGGCTCTGGCGGCCGGGCAGCGGGAGTCGGGCGACCACACCGTGGCGGGCATCGCGGTGGTCCTGCTGTCGCTGCTGGCCGCCCCGCACCAGGGCGCGGACGCGGCGGGCCGTTCGGCGGCCCTGGTCCGCATGCTGCTGGGCGCCGACCCCGCCGCAGTGGCCCCGCTCCTCGGAGCGGCCGGCCCCTGGAGGGTGGTCCACGCCCGCCGCACGGACGGCACCCCGGCGGACGCGTTGACGGCCGGCGCCCTGGGCGCGTCGCTGGGCACGGCCCTGGTCGACGCGGGACGCGGGGGCCCCGAGGCCGTACGGCTGCTCCTGCCGGGCACGGGGGCGCAGGGCGAGGCGGTCCGGCCCCTGCCGGAGGCGGGCGGGATCACCCCGCAGCCCGGCTGGACGCTCGGCGTGTCCGCCCCTACCCCCGTCACCGCGCTCGACGCCGCCGACGCCCTGGCCGCCCGCGCCCTGACCCACGCACAGGCGACCCGCGCCCCCCTGGCGGTGGACGCCCCCGTGCGCGGCCTCGCCGCCCTGGTCCCGCCCGAACAGGCGGCCGCGCACGCCCGCGCCCTCCTCGCCCCCCTCACCGAGCCGCTGGCCGACACCCTGCGCTGCTGGCTCTCCCTGCACGGCAACTGGGACCGTACGGCGGTGGCGCTCGGCATCCACCGCAACACCGTGCGCCAACGCGTCGGGCGGTGCGGGAAGTTGCTCGACGCCGACCTGGACGACATGGACGTACGGGCGGAGCTGTGGTTCGCGCTGCGGCGGGGGTGA
- a CDS encoding sodium:solute symporter, which translates to MAVDYAVIVVYLAGMLAMGWWGMRRAKSKSEFLVAGRRLGPAMYSGTIAAIVLGGASTIGGVGLGYQYGLSGAWMVFTIGLGLLALSVFFSARIARLKVYTVSEMLDLRYGGRAGIISGVVMWAYTLMLAVTSTIAYATIFDVLFDVNRTVAIVLGGAIVVAYSTLGGMWSITLTDMVQFVVKTIGLLLLLLPIAVVKAGGFSEMKAQLPTEYFDPLGIGGETIFTYVLIYTFGMLIGQDIWQRVFTARSDSTARWGGTVAGTYCLVYAIAGAVIGTAAKVMYPNLASADTAFATIVKDQLPMGVRGLVLAAALAAVMSTSSGALIACATVANNDIWSRLRGVVGRGESGGDEPHDEVRGNRAFILIMGLAVIVIAIALNDVVEALTVAYNLLVGGLLVPIIGGLLWRRGTAAGALSAVCVGGVAVIGLMWHYGILANQPIYYGLLASLAVYVVVSLATPPTDAAVLAEWRERLAGRGEPAPETPDQDPAHPSPARA; encoded by the coding sequence ATGGCTGTCGACTACGCCGTGATCGTCGTCTACCTGGCCGGCATGCTCGCCATGGGCTGGTGGGGCATGCGCCGCGCCAAGTCCAAGAGCGAGTTCCTGGTCGCCGGACGCCGCCTCGGGCCCGCCATGTACTCCGGCACCATCGCGGCCATCGTCCTCGGCGGCGCCTCCACCATCGGCGGCGTCGGCCTGGGCTACCAGTACGGGCTCTCCGGCGCGTGGATGGTCTTCACCATCGGCCTGGGGCTCCTGGCGCTGTCCGTCTTCTTCTCGGCGCGGATCGCCCGGCTGAAGGTCTACACCGTCTCGGAGATGCTCGACCTCCGCTACGGCGGACGGGCCGGAATCATCTCCGGCGTCGTGATGTGGGCGTACACCCTGATGCTCGCGGTCACCTCGACCATCGCGTACGCCACCATCTTCGACGTCCTGTTCGACGTGAACCGCACCGTCGCCATCGTCCTCGGCGGCGCCATCGTCGTCGCGTACTCGACGCTCGGCGGCATGTGGTCGATCACCCTGACCGACATGGTCCAGTTCGTCGTCAAGACCATCGGACTGCTGCTGCTCCTGCTGCCCATCGCGGTGGTCAAGGCGGGCGGCTTCAGCGAGATGAAGGCCCAGCTGCCGACCGAGTACTTCGACCCGCTCGGCATCGGCGGCGAGACGATCTTCACCTACGTGCTGATCTACACCTTCGGCATGCTCATCGGGCAGGACATCTGGCAGCGCGTCTTCACCGCGCGCAGCGACTCGACGGCGCGGTGGGGCGGGACGGTCGCCGGTACGTACTGCCTCGTCTACGCCATCGCCGGGGCCGTCATCGGCACCGCCGCCAAGGTGATGTACCCGAACCTCGCGAGCGCGGACACCGCCTTCGCGACGATCGTCAAGGACCAGCTGCCGATGGGGGTGCGCGGGCTCGTGCTGGCCGCCGCGCTGGCCGCCGTGATGTCGACCTCCTCCGGCGCGCTGATCGCCTGCGCCACGGTCGCCAACAACGACATCTGGTCCCGGCTGCGGGGCGTCGTCGGCCGGGGCGAGAGCGGCGGCGACGAGCCGCACGACGAGGTCAGGGGGAACCGGGCGTTCATCCTCATCATGGGCCTCGCCGTCATCGTCATCGCCATCGCGCTCAACGACGTGGTCGAGGCCCTGACCGTGGCCTACAACCTGCTGGTAGGCGGGCTGCTCGTGCCGATCATCGGCGGACTCCTGTGGCGGCGCGGCACCGCGGCCGGGGCGCTGTCGGCGGTGTGCGTGGGAGGTGTCGCGGTGATCGGGCTGATGTGGCACTACGGCATCCTCGCCAACCAGCCGATCTACTACGGGCTGCTGGCGTCGCTGGCCGTGTACGTCGTCGTCTCGCTGGCGACGCCGCCGACGGACGCGGCCGTGCTGGCCGAGTGGCGCGAGCGGCTGGCGGGCCGCGGCGAGCCCGCCCCGGAGACCCCGGACCAGGACCCGGCCCACCCCAGCCCGGCGAGGGCGTGA